tatataataaaaaaaatatgtatattttccaaaaatatgtaaaaacccttttaaataattgagcTAACTCTTTAAATTAAACAGCTAATGCAATTAGAGTTTTCAAGAAAGTGATTAGGCTTTCATTGAgagcaattgcaattaatcaCAACCATTAGCGTTCTTATATCCTCGGGGTATTATCAAGTCGATTACCGCCCATTTCCCCATCGCATACGTGTCcttattttagtatttttttgtttttgggggcCGTGTCAGAGGAATGAATAATGTGCACCTGGTACACCTGAAAAAAGGGGGATGGCTTGGAGATGGGATGTGCAGGAAAACCCCCTGGTGAAACAAGGGTTAACCCAAGCAGTTGATCAACCGCcgtcgtttgtttgtttgtttgtcttgaGTTCGCGTCCATTTAGCATATTTCACGTGCCGTCGTCCTGCGTACCGTGCCATGAAAAATCCTTTATGGCAAGTGAATGGAATAAGCAAGCAGCTGAATGAAAGTCATTGCCTAAACAAAACACAGaatgaaagcagaaaaaaaaacaaagtgcttggccaagttttttctttttagctAATGTCTAATAAgcaattttcccttttgtttttcctgtcaattaaaagattttttaCAAATGATGCTGGCGCACATTTTTGGCAACATTACTCGGAAAAAACCCCCCAcattaaaagtgaaaactcAGCAACAGGCCAGCGGCCAAAAGTCAGAATATAAAGTCTAGGGGGTCATAAATTTTGTTTCGCCAACAGCTTTTCAATGCCATTTTCCGAATGCAGTGGAAAAACCACACACAACATTgtgcaacgctgcgtatgcttAACCCTCCGAGGAGAAATGATTTATGCGGTGCACGAAGAAAAGCGCGGAAAAAATGGGAAACGGTGGAAAGCGATGCAAGCATAAAAGAGAAAGTGGAAAGTGATGAAAATGACAGGAGCGGCAAACTTTGTGTTTTGAATAATTTGAGCTTTTCTAGAGGAACCCAAGCTCTGAAAGGCTCTTGAGCTTACTTAGGTTGGTGAACATCAGGACAGAACTTCTGTATTACCTTTGGGCTTGTAAGTTATGTCACTTTTGTAAGCTTAAAGCTTGAAGTCAAGGATAACAGCTTTTAAGCTTTAAGCACAGCTTTCGCCAAGTAAATTTTAGTCATGATTTCaactttatttgaaatattaattcaaATCGTGATTCATTAAGTCAGAATAAGTATAttggtttaattaaaagtctTGTGCGCAGAGAATAATGCTCTTAACTAACAAATTTATTcataacaaaaactattttctgAAAAATGCTGGTATTTATTAATCAAAATggcttttaaacaattttgaattGAAATGCGTCATTTGGTAACGCCAAAAAATTGCTCAATTGAAACCTGCAactcataataataatttataattatttttattcgttttttgTATGGTCCAAAGGTTATTATCTTAGTCCGCAGCAAATAATAAcagggaaaataaattattttccattaaaaagGGGCAAACCCCGAAACACATAATTAGAAATAGCTCATTTCGTGCTCCCCTCTTTTCACTGCTAATTGCCATTGCGAGTAGAAGGGCTTGccactttaaattaaagtttaaatgtCACTGAACTAAAAAGCTCCCTCTGGCCAACTTTTCCCCCACAGATGTGCGTTTTCCTGCTCGCTGTATATCCTGTGGAAATGGAATCGACTCCCCAACGACGACTGCCATCAACTGCAGcagtttaattgcaaattgcaggGAAGTCGCCTGGTCGAGCAATTACAAAATGCTGGAGTGGCCCGGCGGAATTAAATCAAATCTCTAAGAGGACATAGGTCTGATAACAAACCTGTTTAAGCATACCTCTACACCTAGAGAAATATTATGCCCAAAGTGCTGCCTATACAGATAGCCtattacaattaaaatgttctaaAAATAACGAGCATTTATTGTAAAATGCTAATAATATTATGccttaaagaaaaaatacagcaatataaaaaatttaacaaaaccTAAGATGCCATAATCTTAATTGTGGTTTCAATAAAAAGTTCGATCGGTGAATTTTCCTCAGTGCACGCATGTTTTCCAATTTTGCTCGGGCATAAAGACATTTTCATGGGACAGCTTGTTGCACCCACGGCGGGAAAGCGACactgaaaatgcattttccatgaGCGGGACTCATCATGCCCCGCCCATCGTCCTCCGGTGATGCATATAAGTCGTAACTATCCCCACTCCCACCTGCGGCACCTGCATCACCTGCACCATCATCGTCTTCATCATCGGACTTGTCTGTAGCACTTGTGCTGCGTTTCTATTTCCATCCTCACCGACATCCTTTCCATCCTTTAGCAACTTCCGCAAGGGTGACGCTCAGCAGGGTGTGATTATGCACTAAGAAAAATTGTTCACCATTTTAAGATATGAGAAAATATGCATGTTTTCCTATAGTATAGTATTgaactatatatgtatgtatatataaagtatgAAACTTTTATAATAAACCATTCTAGAATTaggtttttgtatttctttcaccacatttttttcagtgcatggCCTGGTGTAGGGGTTTTTCTGGGGGGATGGTGAGTGACTTCCCTTCCGCTTGCGTAGGTGTTTCGCTCGTGGCCATCTTTTGGCCTCAGCTTACCATTTTTCTTCATCTTTTGTGAGCGCTGATGAATTCGTTAGACGCCACCCCCTTTATCCACAACCCACCcatcaccacccaccacccacatttCCCAACCCCCAATGCCAACCCGCCCATGGTCGCACCTTTGGGGCAATCGTGCGCAGGTTGTAAACAACAGGCGGGGTAAAAGAATGGAAACAAAAACCGCAATAAGTGAACATTTCAGTGCCGCATCCTTGACGTCAGTGGCAGCAGGAAACTGCGGGAAAATCAGGGAAAAGCTGGAGAAAAGCATCAGGAGATGAAGCCGCCAGAAGCCGCAGGAATGCAAACCGATGACATACCGGAAGGAAAGCCACAGGAATCCATTGGTTTTGTAAGATTTCCATTCCGGAGGTTGAGCGAAAATGGTTAtgaaaatcaaaagcaaacaattaaaattcaaagaaacaTCGTTTGATGTTTCAATGTTAAGAAAAGCATTAAATGTCAATTGCTACGTACAAATAGAGGTCgggataaaataaaatggtcTGGTTAACTAAAATAATCATTATATTTATCGTTTTGCTGCACATTCAATTGGCTCAACTGAAACAGTATATCGATGAGGGTGACACATTTGATGGCTTTAACTCGATATTTCAAAAGCCGAAGAAGCAACGAAGCGGGGCCATGGAGGACGATATCGATCGAGATCGGGATCAGTGGAACGGCAATACCGGCATGGACTCGCAATCGGGCATATGTCCCGCCGAAAATCCGCAGGATATGAAGTATGAGAAGAAGGATAACTGCAAGGCTGACAAGAAGATGGTGAAGGATGAGGAGGATGACGAGGATGCCGATCCTGCAGGCAATAGTGATGACGATGATATAAATGATGGTGATGAAGACAATGGCGATGATGAGGCCAATGAAGAGGAGGACGATGAAATTAGCTTTGAGGATGAAGCTTTTGTGGCTAGAATCAACTGCTTGATGGGAGCTCTGAACAAGCACATCAAAGCCATGGCCGATAATCTGCAGATCCTTCAATCCcgtttgataaaaaaaaatgataacttatgcaaaaacaataaccaagGCACTACGCCTTCGGAACATCCTAGTCTGAAATGGTCAAAGAAGCCGGATTTCTATGGGTCATCCGAGCCGTGTGGTGACGACAACTGTCATATCGAGGAGAGTGTGGATAGCAAAGAGGTCCAGCCACAAGCTTTTGCTGAGGATCGTCGAGTGCTGGTGCCGCCTCTATTTCAACTCTTCCATGGTCCTGTCCAGCTGCAAACCACTTTGAACAGCGGCCAGGACATCACGGGATCAAAGTCGAGATATTGGATGACCTCACCGGAATCATCAGACGAATTTCAGGCTTCATCGCAGGTACAACCGGATGAAAAAAATCAAGTACGATACGAGGGTTACGAGGCCAAGTTGCGGCGCCTCATGGACAGTCGGGATGAGATCGAGCGAAATGTGATGAGAATGATAAGTCCGGAGATATAAATTAGATATTGTATGAATATTAATACTTAAAGAGTCCCTAGAATAAAAAGGTTTTCCTCTGAATAAGACCATTTGTATGTActtttgctttaaatattttctcttgGGGATTTCTTAGGAAGTGAAGTACCAGAACTTGACTTTCTaaaaaatatgggaaaatCTATCAAATGTGTAATCCCAGTACGCCAGCCCTTCTTCTGTCAAATGTTTCAGCTGCTTTCACTCATTCCGACTATATTCAGCACTCCGACAACTTATCGAAAATGACTACAATGGTGATTCTGCTGATAATCTACATTTCCATCGTGATTCTCGGCTACTGGCGAGTGGACGGACGACGTGCACCGAAGAAACCGAGCTACTACGACTACGATGATGAATCGGACATGTTTGAAAAGATGACGGACCAGGAATATGAGGTCCAGTCGAACTCGCACAAAGGCAAAAATGTGGACCCCATGGACGAGGTACTGGACACCAGTGACTTGGATATGCACCTAGATTACCGCATGTACAAGAATATGGCACGTTCACAGCGCAAGTCGCCACAAAAGTCTCCCGATTCCTGGGCCATGTTGGTCAAGGAGGGAAAGGATGAAATGCAGCTGGGGAAAATGAAGCGAGGCGGCCACTTCGGTGCCGACTGCCAGATGATCGACGAGGGGGACGAGGAGCAGCACTAAAATACACTTCGCATTGACCACTTAAATTCCaatgtttatatttgttattcaTGTTTCATTCGTCGTTTACAGAAATACACAGACACAGCGCATTTcttggttttattatttataggGAAAACGTCTTTGAGCCCTTATCTTTATTTTGAAACAATCCTTggataaatataaagaatGGTTAgcgaattaaaatattaatgctaaataaaccTATGTTTGATATCTCTGTACTTTTATTGCAATGGCTTTTATAACTTTGAgtgcattttttgcaaatacCACTTTGAAAACTCGTTTAAAATAAAGCCCAAATGTGAGTCCATATACGCATATGGCAGaataaaatttgttgctcAACTTTCTGCCACATCATCGATTCGAATCAACTTTGACTGATTTTCCTGTTGAGTCAGCTGGAAGTTTTCCCCCTGTTCCGTCGCTCCTTCCCCCGATTTCCCTTGATTTTCCACCACGCTCCTTTGTGTCGACGGGATGTGTCGAATGGAACCGAATCGTAGCTGGGGAAACTTTGGCGGAGGTGTCAGAGGCAGTCAATCATTCAGTGCACCCGGCTGCAGCCCACCCACCGATTCCTGAGTTCTGAGCTCTGTCAAATTAGTGCAGCCTATTTCAGTTGTCATAGctgccagccacgcccccttgccTTGCCCGCCTCCGAAATCACAAAGGATGTGGGAAGAGCAGGAAAATTGTTTCTGCTTCTGTGGATTTTTTGGGAAGAGGAAATCAAAACTAACCCAATCGGTGTTTTAAATATCCTTAAATTTGGGTTTGAAATGGATTGTCAAATAGAAAAGATTGGTTTATCATTTACCTACAATGTCAAAAGAAGTAGAATTATATAAGGAGCGTTTATGAAGTACAGCtgcatttttgaatttaaataatacatttaactTTCTATATTCTGTTAATACCACCAAGCTATCACTAGTAACCCGTTCTTTTCAGAGAACATTCTAAACTTTCACAGAATTTGTCtctgtgcgcgtgtgtgtgtgtttgtcttgcaaatgtgtgcgtgggcgggcatgtgtgtgtgaacaTGTGGGTTTTCTTATTTGCCAACCGCTTGTCGCTCGACTTGCCCCAAAATGGCTCAAagcaattttcaaattgttttcacaATCACAACGAAATCGATTTGCAAATATACACAACGCACAGCCCTCTTGGCAACCAACAacaagtgccacgcccacttgggCTCACACAATGTGTAGAAGTATGTCCTGCATTTGATGTCCTTTTTCTAGCTACAATTATGTCCGGATCGTAGTTAAAATGCCCATGTGTTTATGGCCCTGGCCGAGGATACGCAGGATTTGCTCCTCGGATTTCCGGCGATTTATTTCCGCTGATAAAGTGCGATTTGAAAAGCGATTTACACAAACAAATCTCTCTTTTGTCCGCCCAGCAACTGATTGCTTTTATGGCCATGTCAATTGTTTTGTCGCCTTATTCGCTGCTTATTTTTATGTTCGcccttttttttcgggggtGTTATTCCGGATTCTCTGGGCATGGGTATAATAACTTATCGAGGGCTCAACGCTTGGCTGGCTAAGCATCTACAACTTTCCTGtcggtttttattaaatttttgcgCCCGCGACGTTTAATAAACGAGAAATAGCTGGCATAGCACAGcgccacatggcgtatacttgatgtgTCAAGCGCGGGCAGGGTGGGAAATGCGGCAAATGCGAGAAGAACCGCAGCTTAAATGCCAGTTTAAGGAAGGAACGGGGGGCTCGCAGGACGAAAGGACGCTATGTGGAATATGTCGGCCCAAACTGAATTATGAATGAACGAAAGGTGGAAAAATGCGCCAGTTGCAACTGGAAAACTGAGAGAAGATTAGTATATTTTCGCTAATTACCAAGAGAAAAATGGTGGTAAGCCAAAAGAACAAGCGATAAACAATAAGaatgtataatttatgaaACATTATTAAGCAGCCTgactacttatttattattcaatttatttatatacaattcaaaaacatgtttttctAACTCAATTGTCGATGTTTAACTGCAGAAACCGAAGTCTAAAGaagcaatttatatttattaaagattttaacagatatataataaatagttGTTTAAGTTAGTTAATAAAGTAAATAGTATTTAGTAATTAGTATTTTCTGTAACAGTGCAGCTGCAGAATCCTTGCCTGCCGTGCACTTTGCACTTGTCTCCGCAAGGTCAGCGAAAAGGGGTGGCTAGTTGTGGATGGGTGGTCTTATAACGGTTGGCAAGGGGCGGTGGTTCTCGTTTGCTGCCGCTCTGAACTTGAACTTTGTCAGACCGAAAACAGATGCTCGCTGTCTGCTAAGTCGGCTTTAATTATGGCAGACAACACTTTGCACGTTATTTTTTGCTAGGATACCAAGAGGTGGGCAAACACAGCGCGTTGGGGGCGGGCTAAAAAAATACACAGGTCTTCAGTTACCGCCAAGCAATTAGAGGCGAGGCTACAAATTCTTCACACGCGCCGCACATAAATTCGCTTGGCCAAGAAAGGGACACACACAGAGGCAGCAAAAGAGACAGCAACAAAGGGACAGGAGtcgcagaaagagacggaaaGAAGTgggca
This Drosophila simulans strain w501 chromosome X, Prin_Dsim_3.1, whole genome shotgun sequence DNA region includes the following protein-coding sequences:
- the LOC27207366 gene encoding uncharacterized protein LOC27207366; its protein translation is MVWLTKIIIIFIVLLHIQLAQLKQYIDEGDTFDGFNSIFQKPKKQRSGAMEDDIDRDRDQWNGNTGMDSQSGICPAENPQDMKYEKKDNCKADKKMVKDEEDDEDADPAGNSDDDDINDGDEDNGDDEANEEEDDEISFEDEAFVARINCLMGALNKHIKAMADNLQILQSRLIKKNDNLCKNNNQGTTPSEHPSLKWSKKPDFYGSSEPCGDDNCHIEESVDSKEVQPQAFAEDRRVLVPPLFQLFHGPVQLQTTLNSGQDITGSKSRYWMTSPESSDEFQASSQVQPDEKNQVRYEGYEAKLRRLMDSRDEIERNVMRMISPEI
- the LOC27209128 gene encoding uncharacterized protein LOC27209128, which gives rise to MTTMVILLIIYISIVILGYWRVDGRRAPKKPSYYDYDDESDMFEKMTDQEYEVQSNSHKGKNVDPMDEVLDTSDLDMHLDYRMYKNMARSQRKSPQKSPDSWAMLVKEGKDEMQLGKMKRGGHFGADCQMIDEGDEEQH